A region of Toxorhynchites rutilus septentrionalis strain SRP chromosome 1, ASM2978413v1, whole genome shotgun sequence DNA encodes the following proteins:
- the LOC129762582 gene encoding uncharacterized protein LOC129762582, with amino-acid sequence MFTMSSNFKYSLTKIYRNYHKYVPELKSSMVLRTIIQLCVHYIETKSCSNEQLERAMKKLQSSNQEVPEHFCELFAAILQLMQLYLRYPKGIVKDDELRESLKEYKFQDDYIEDIVKVLNQHRDTLSLCYREMRNLRSPPKRLVWRINISFVDRSNHHPTIILHIQKTDGEFLSFEMNVAMFHRLRYSVASLLHELQTLERRQSVKKS; translated from the exons ATGTTTACAATGTCCTCAAATTTCAAATattctttgacgaaaatctaTAGAAACTACCACAAATATGTGCCAGAATTGAAATCATCCATGGTTTTACGAACCATAATTCAAT TATGTGTGCATTATATCGAAACGAAATCCTGTTCCAACGAACAGTTGGAACGAGCGATGAAGAAGTTACAATCTTCAAACCAGGAAGTACCTGAACATTTCTGTGAACTTTTTGCCGCAATTTTACAGCTAATGCAGCTGTATTTGCGTTACCCGAAGGGGATTGTGAAGGACGACGAATTGAGGGAATCACTAAAGGAGTACAAATTTCAAGACGACTACATCGAGGACATAGTCAAGGTGCTGAACCAGCATCGTGACACGCTGAGTTTGTGCTACCGGGAAATGCGTAATCTAAGATCACCCCCGAAGCGGCTGGTTTGGCGTATAAATATCTCTTTCGTGGACAG ATCTAACCATCATCCCACCATTATACTGCACATTCAAAAAACTGACGGCGAGTTCCTAAGTTTCGAAATGAACGTTGCCATGTTCCACCGACTTCGCTACAGCGTTGCATCTTTACTGCACGAATTACAAACATTGGAAAGGCGACAAAGTGTGAAAAAGTCATGA
- the LOC129762580 gene encoding probable galactose-1-phosphate uridylyltransferase, whose protein sequence is MSFELTEHQHTRFNPLNGQWILVSPHRMKRPWSGQEEQPQPVNLPEFDPANPLCPGVERANGIKNPIYTSTFTFTNDFPAMLEDVPLPPESDDPLFQTGGARGTCKVICFHPKSNKTLPLMTPKEIRTVIDTWIAEYKMLAEKYTWVQIFENKGASMGCSNPHPHCQVWACSFLPNEPRVKDEKLRQYYEKHGKALLDDYVKKEIAKKERVIIENPDWLVVVPFWASWPFETMIISRNGNRRMSDLSLQQINNLAIVIKELTIKYDNLFKCSFPYSMGWHGAPTGDLASGDDKHWTLHAIYYPPLLRSAFVRKFMVGFELLCQPQRDLTAEQATQKLRQLCGKKHYSEHI, encoded by the exons ATGTCATTCGAACTTACTGAGCACCAGCATACCCGTTTCAATCCATTGAACGGACAATGGATTTTAGTTAGCCCACATCGAATGAAGCGCCCATGGTCTGGCCAAGAGGAGCAGCCACAGCCGGTCAACTTACCCGAATTCGATCCAGCGAACCCGCTTTGTCCGGGTGTGGAAAGAGCGAACGGAATC AAAAATCCCATTTATACATCGACATTTACTTTCACTAACGATTTTCCTGCGATGTTGGAAGACGTGCCGCTGCCCCCTGAAAGTGATGACCCGCTCTTCCAAACCGGTGGCGCTAGGGGCACCTGTAAGGTTATATGTTTCCATCCGAAATCCAATAAAACGCTTCCACTTATGACACCCAAGGAAATTCGCACTGTAATCGATACGTGGATAGCGGAGTACAAAATGCTAGCTGAAAAATATACGTGGGTACAAATATTCGAAAACAAGGGCGCAAGTATGGGTTGTTCGAATCCTCATCCGCATTGCCAGGTATGGGCATGCTCCTTTCTACCTAATGAACCACGGGTGAAGGATGAGAAATTACGACAGTACTACGAAAAACATGGTAAAGCGCTGCTTGATGATTATGTCAAGAAAGAAATAGCTAAAAAA gAACGAGTTATAATCGAGAACCCAGACTGGTTAGTCGTAGTTCCGTTTTGGGCCAGCTGGCCGTTCGAGACAATGATTATTTCGCGAAACGGAAACCGAAGAATGTCCGACCTGAGTCTGCAACAAATCAATAACTTGGCGATCGTCATCAAAGAACTAACAATAAAATACGACAATCTGTTCAAGTGTTCGTTCCCTTACAGTATGGGCTGGCATGGAGCCCCGACGGGAGATTTAGCCTCCGGCGACGATAAGCACTGGACTCTACATGCCATTTACTATCCACCACTTCTTAGGTCAGCTTTCGTGCGAAAATTTATGGTTGGGTTCGAGCTACTTTGTCAACCGCAACGCGATCTTACGGCAGAACAAGCAACTCAAAAACTTCGTCAGCTGTGTGGCAAAAAGCATTACAGTGAACATATTTAG
- the LOC129762581 gene encoding probable galactose-1-phosphate uridylyltransferase: MSFELTKHQHTRFNPLNGQWILVSPHRMKRPWSGQEEQPQPVNLPEFDPANPLCPGVERANGIKNPIYTSTFTFTNDFPAMLEDVPLPPESDDPLFQTGGARGTCKVICFHPKSNKTLPLMTPKEIRTVIDTWIAEYKMLAEKYTWVQIFENKGASMGCSNPHPHCQVWACSFLPNEPRVKDEKLRQYYEKHGKALLDDYVKKEIAKKERVIIENPDWLVVVPFWASWPFETMIISRNGNRRMSDLSLQQINNLAIVIKELTIKYDNLFKCSFPYSMGWHGAPTGDLASSDDKHWTLHAIYYPPLLRSAFVRKFMVGFELLCQPQRDLTAEQATQKLRQLCGKKHYSEHI; this comes from the exons ATGTCATTCGAACTTACTAAGCACCAGCATACCCGTTTCAATCCATTGAACGGACAATGGATTTTAGTTAGCCCACATCGAATGAAGCGCCCATGGTCTGGCCAAGAGGAGCAGCCACAGCCGGTCAACTTACCCGAATTCGATCCAGCGAACCCGCTTTGTCCGGGTGTGGAAAGAGCGAACGGAATC AAAAATCCCATTTATACATCGACATTTACTTTCACTAACGATTTTCCTGCGATGTTGGAAGACGTGCCGCTGCCCCCTGAAAGTGATGACCCGCTCTTCCAAACCGGTGGCGCTAGGGGCACCTGTAAGGTTATATGTTTCCATCCGAAATCCAATAAAACGCTTCCACTTATGACACCCAAGGAAATTCGCACTGTAATCGATACGTGGATAGCGGAGTACAAAATGCTAGCTGAAAAATATACGTGGGTACAAATATTCGAAAACAAGGGCGCAAGTATGGGTTGTTCGAATCCTCATCCGCATTGCCAGGTATGGGCATGCTCCTTTCTACCTAATGAACCACGGGTGAAGGATGAGAAATTACGACAGTACTACGAAAAACATGGTAAAGCGCTGCTTGATGATTATGTCAAGAAAGAAATAGCTAAAAAA gAACGAGTTATAATCGAGAACCCAGACTGGTTAGTCGTAGTTCCGTTTTGGGCCAGCTGGCCGTTCGAGACAATGATTATTTCGCGAAACGGAAACCGAAGAATGTCCGACCTGAGTCTGCAACAAATCAATAACTTGGCGATCGTCATCAAAGAACTAACAATAAAATACGACAATCTGTTCAAGTGTTCGTTCCCTTACAGTATGGGCTGGCATGGAGCCCCGACGGGAGATTTAGCCTCCAGCGACGATAAGCACTGGACTTTACATGCCATTTACTATCCACCACTTCTTAGGTCAGCTTTCGTGCGAAAATTTATGGTTGGGTTCGAGCTACTTTGTCAACCGCAACGCGATCTTACGGCAGAACAAGCAACTCAAAAACTTCGTCAGCTGTGTGGCAAAAAGCATTACAGTGAACATATTTAG
- the LOC129761354 gene encoding uncharacterized protein LOC129761354, protein MSSFFSLRFCEKLRTLLGGATIPTKREMLRLVMSVYDPLGLVASFAIHGKILIQEVWRTDTDWDTEIPVEIATRWFEWLAVLKNITGLRISRCYFPGYNPEGMKNLELHVFVDASAQAYAAVAYFRIIDRGQIRVIQNEGRATPRTIDSTIRADSSFDWICSWIKSDTRRYRQFVAFRVDEILSLTNINEWHWVPTKVYVADEATKWGKGPSCKVDSRWFQGPEFHKQTDWTMVPENGTDESHKELREVYMCSHYIRKSVIDPERFSRFERMVRSVAYVHHFVDLLRSSKGSESMGTVGKTSAEIQRAENTLWLIAQSEAFPDEVAVLRQNFGRNDTGQKQLEVSSNLAKQPPFVDEHGVLRVGSRVADATVLAYDTKFPIILPRNHRITDLLLDFYHRKYGHANDETIVNEVRQKFHVSQLRVKVRLTRKRYMWCRVYKTMPAAPKMGLLPAIRLEPCVRPFT, encoded by the exons ATGTCTTCGTTTTTTTCTTTGCGGTTCTGCGAGAAGTTACGTACTCTGTTGGGTGGTGCTACGATACCGACGAAAAGAGAAATGCTTCGACTGGTCATGAGTGTCTACGACCCCTTGGGGCTGGTAGCGTCATTCGCCATCCACGGAAAAATTCTCATCCAAGAAGTTTGGCGAACTGACACGGATTGGGACACCGAGATTCCTGTGGAGATAGCTACACGCTGGTTTGAATGGTTAGCGGTGTTGAAAAACATAACCGGATTGCGTATTTCGCGGTGTTACTTCCCAGGATACAATCCAGAAGGCATGAAAAATCTTGAGCTGCATGTGTTCGTGGATGCGAGCGCTCAGGCTTATGCGGCGGTAGCTTATTTCCGCATTATAGATCGAGGACAGATCAGGGTTATACAAAACGAAGGTCGCGCCACTCCGAGGACTATTGATTCCACGATTAGAGCTGATAGCAGCTTTGATTGGA TTTGCTCGTGGATTAAGTCGGACACCCGACGATATCGCCAGTTCGTCGCGTTCAGGGTCGACGAAATATTAAGTCTAACGAACATCAATGAATGGCATTGGGTTCCGACGAAGGTCTACGTTGCAGATGAAGCTACCAAATGGGGAAAGGGCCCGTCTTGCAAGGTAGATAGCCGTTGGTTCCAGGGACCTGAATTTCATAAACAAACAGATTGGACGATGGTCCCGGAGAACGGTACGGATGAAAGTCACAAGGAGTTACGGGAGGTATATATGTGCAGTCATTACATTAGAAAATCGGTCATAGATCCTGAACGATTTTCACGATTCGAAAGAATGGTACGATCTGTGGCGTATGTTCATCACTTCGTTGACCTCCTGCGAAGTTCCAAGGGTAGTGAAAGTATGGGTACTGTGGGGAAAACTAGTGCGGAAATCCAAAGGGCGGAGAATACTCTGTGGTTGATTGCACAGTCTGAAGCGTTCCCGGATGAAGTTGCGGTCTTAAGACAGAATTTCGGACGGAATGATACTGGTCAGAAACAATTAGAAGTTTCTAGCAATCTAGCGAAACAACCACCTTTCGTTGACGAGCACGGTGTGTTGCGGGTAGGCAGTAGAGTTGCAGATGCAACGGTATTGGCCTACGATACGAAGTTTCCGATCATCTTGCCCAGGAATCATCGAATTACGGACCTGCTGTTAGACTTCTATCATCGAAAGTACGGCCATGCCAACGATGAGACCATCGTCAACGAGGTGCGTCAGAAATTTCACGTCTCACAACTACGAGTGAAAGTACGCCTGACCAGAAAACGCTACATGTGGTGCCGCGTGTACAAAACAATGCCCGCCGCTCCTAAAATGGGACTGCTTCCTGCGATACGGTTGGAGCCGTGTGTGCGCCCATTCacctag